In a genomic window of Oreochromis aureus strain Israel breed Guangdong linkage group 13, ZZ_aureus, whole genome shotgun sequence:
- the si:ch211-248a14.8 gene encoding uncharacterized protein si:ch211-248a14.8 isoform X2, translating to MEVTATQTEWMVWRLKMNYDFMTTTKCSGRWRTRYASAVRCLSSHHALKPLVASLVLLVVAIYALGDKLRNFVASIFIPQYRYPYPVALSFAQVLVSLLFLNLLHALDLVHLRSYSRSLGERLLPSAICSSIQAVLTMWAKATSSSSNLFILMVPLLPLVTVAFSFALKLASPPASHITALTFIISGTSVIITASKGLLSIVPLEYIYGPLALILHSLSLTWLAKVSEMERHHPPDSQASVFDIYYTQLVNQSWVLGLLWFLHPERPWHVLSQANWRNLLFHGYLLAILLLGMVLSFLVGVVALCVSPFAAALLHSARVGW from the exons ATGGAAGTGACAGCAACACAGACGGAATGGATGGTTTGGAGGTTGAAGATGAACTATGACTTTATGACGACTACAAAATG TTCAGGGAGATGGAGGACGAGATATGCATCGGCTGTAAGGTGTCTTTCATCGCATCATGCGCTGAAGCCCCTGGTTGCCAGTCTGGTCCTGCTGGTTGTGGCGATATATGCACTGGGCGACAAACTCAGAAACTTTGTGGCTTCCATTTTTATCCCTCAGTACCGCTACCCGTATCCTGTGGCCCTCAGCTTTGCCCAG GTTCTGGTGTCTCTCTTATTCTTAAATCTCCTGCATGCCCTGGATCTGGTGCATCTAAGAAGTTATTCAAGGTCCCTGGGTGAGAGGTTGCTGCCGTCTGCTATCTGTAGCAGCATTCAAGCAGTGCTGACCATGTGGGCCAAAGCCACCAGCTCATCTTCCAACCTCTTCATCCTCATGGTGCCTCTCCTGCCCCTGGTAACTGTGGCCTTTAGTTTTGCCTTGAAGCTGGCATCCCCACCAGCAAGCCACATCACTGCTCTGACTTTCATCATCAGTGGGACCTCTGTGATCATCACAG CATCTAAGGGTCTCTTAAGTATTGTGCCACTGGAGTATATATATGGACCTCTGGCTTTAATCCTGCACAGCCTGTCTCTGACTTGGCTTGCTAAAGTGTCTGAGATGGAGCGCCACCACCCTCCAGATTCCCAAGCGTCTGTTTTTGACATCTACTATACACAGCTGGTGAATCAGAGCTGGGTGTTGGGCCTCCTGTGGTTTCTGCACCCAGAGCGTCCCTGGCATGTGTTAAGTCAGGCCAACTGGCGCAATCTGCTCTTCCATGGATACCTGCTCGCTATTCTCCTGCTGGGAATGGTGCTGAGCTTCCTGGTCGGTGTAGTTGCTCTTTGTGTCTCACCCTTTGCTGCTGCACTGCTCCACTCAGCGAG AGTTGGGTGGTAG
- the si:ch211-248a14.8 gene encoding uncharacterized protein si:ch211-248a14.8 isoform X1 codes for MEVTATQTEWMVWRLKMNYDFMTTTKCSGRWRTRYASAVRCLSSHHALKPLVASLVLLVVAIYALGDKLRNFVASIFIPQYRYPYPVALSFAQVLVSLLFLNLLHALDLVHLRSYSRSLGERLLPSAICSSIQAVLTMWAKATSSSSNLFILMVPLLPLVTVAFSFALKLASPPASHITALTFIISGTSVIITASKGLLSIVPLEYIYGPLALILHSLSLTWLAKVSEMERHHPPDSQASVFDIYYTQLVNQSWVLGLLWFLHPERPWHVLSQANWRNLLFHGYLLAILLLGMVLSFLVGVVALCVSPFAAALLHSARYIVQPFFQLL; via the exons ATGGAAGTGACAGCAACACAGACGGAATGGATGGTTTGGAGGTTGAAGATGAACTATGACTTTATGACGACTACAAAATG TTCAGGGAGATGGAGGACGAGATATGCATCGGCTGTAAGGTGTCTTTCATCGCATCATGCGCTGAAGCCCCTGGTTGCCAGTCTGGTCCTGCTGGTTGTGGCGATATATGCACTGGGCGACAAACTCAGAAACTTTGTGGCTTCCATTTTTATCCCTCAGTACCGCTACCCGTATCCTGTGGCCCTCAGCTTTGCCCAG GTTCTGGTGTCTCTCTTATTCTTAAATCTCCTGCATGCCCTGGATCTGGTGCATCTAAGAAGTTATTCAAGGTCCCTGGGTGAGAGGTTGCTGCCGTCTGCTATCTGTAGCAGCATTCAAGCAGTGCTGACCATGTGGGCCAAAGCCACCAGCTCATCTTCCAACCTCTTCATCCTCATGGTGCCTCTCCTGCCCCTGGTAACTGTGGCCTTTAGTTTTGCCTTGAAGCTGGCATCCCCACCAGCAAGCCACATCACTGCTCTGACTTTCATCATCAGTGGGACCTCTGTGATCATCACAG CATCTAAGGGTCTCTTAAGTATTGTGCCACTGGAGTATATATATGGACCTCTGGCTTTAATCCTGCACAGCCTGTCTCTGACTTGGCTTGCTAAAGTGTCTGAGATGGAGCGCCACCACCCTCCAGATTCCCAAGCGTCTGTTTTTGACATCTACTATACACAGCTGGTGAATCAGAGCTGGGTGTTGGGCCTCCTGTGGTTTCTGCACCCAGAGCGTCCCTGGCATGTGTTAAGTCAGGCCAACTGGCGCAATCTGCTCTTCCATGGATACCTGCTCGCTATTCTCCTGCTGGGAATGGTGCTGAGCTTCCTGGTCGGTGTAGTTGCTCTTTGTGTCTCACCCTTTGCTGCTGCACTGCTCCACTCAGCGAGGTACATAGTTCAGCcattttttcagcttctgtAA
- the ecd gene encoding protein ecdysoneless homolog yields MEALQRRMIEEDMVQYKLFLIQPSSSSSQKTEERLTHLVEEILAKVAPLLIQYIWQHQPFNLKYHPEKGGIPAHIGGSTQFGDNVEDEWFIVYLLLQITEAFPELAARVEDNDGEFLLIEAADYLPKWLNPDTSENRVFLYKGELHILPCPSKSTSVGFSKDVVPSVAQALELLYTHPEVCRASSKISLALKKRLEGYPGKIKSSLHRAHCFIPAGIATVLAQRPDLIAPAVSAFYLRDPVDLQACRTFKTFPPDTRVLTLVTFTRCLYAQLQQQQFTPDRRSGFTLPSRSHSEYKAHELGMKLAHGFEILCSRCRLPSSEPNAPVSCNPQWKGFMESLNRNGYFHGELEGSARYRELTRSAENFFKQSVASKSSALSPGEEVLQLLHSCEPFNLEEMKKNESQLPQEDSDSWLDITAQDLERLLQERSGGRADVGSQNSSSTKQKQHVGDAEERGKETEDNIEEEEAGYSLVAISQGMKNFLKAMSSHEGAELPWSSATQPFTIDPDSMANALGRLLGGKDEELDSDDLDDSDDDNDDEEEEVEEKEDGFCGQAAMKGTETLDSLKRYMDQMDEELMKTNVGQSFKRTNYNKEGASSDSPHPSARDDLPRDNKLEEKEEEIQPLDVDVNLVTNLLESLSCQAGLAGPASNLLQSLGIHLPPNSDPA; encoded by the exons ATGGAGGCTCTGCAGAGGAGAATGATTGAGGAGGACATGGTCCAGTACAAGCTCTTCTTGATCCAGCCAAGCAGCTCTTCTTCACAGAAGACTGAGGAACGTCTGACACATCTAGTAGAGGAGATTTTGGCAAAGGTTGCCCCTCTTCTGATACAGTACATCTGGCAGCATCAGCCATTCAACCTCAAGTATCACCCTGAGAAAG GTGGCATTCCTGCTCACATTGGTGGAAGCACTCAGTTTGGAGACAATGTTGAGGACGAGTGGTTTATCGTTTATCTCCTGCTGCAAATCACAGAGGCTTTCCCTGAGCTTGCAGCAAG AGTTGAGGATAATGATGGGGAGTTTCTCCTGATTGAAGCAGCAGATTACCTTCCTAAGTGGCTGAATCCAGACACAAGTGAAAACAGG gTCTTCCTATACAAGGGAGAGTTGCATATCCTTCCCTGCCCCTCTAAATCCACTTCAGTGGGCTTTTCAAAAGATGTGGTACCCAGTGTGGCACAAGCTCTGGAGCTACTTTACACCCACCCAGAAGTCTGTCGGGCAAGCTCCAAGATTTCTTTAGCACTGAAGAAGAGACTAGAGGG GTATCCAGGGAAGATTAAATCTAGCCTCCACCGTGCCCACTGCTTCATACCTGCAGGTATTGCCACTGTGTTGGCACAGCGACCAGACCTCATTGCACCTGCAGTTTCAGCATTCTACCTGCGGGATCCAGTAGATTTGCAGGCGTGTCGAACCTTCAAGACGTTTCCTCCTGATACACGAGTCCTCACTTTG GTGACGTTCACCCGGTGCCTGTATGCCCAGCTCCAGCAGCAACAGTTCACCCCAGACCGGAGGAGTGGTTTCACCTTACCTTCTCGTTCTCATTCCGAATACAAGGCTCATGAGCTTGGCATGAAGCTG GCCCACGGCTTTGAGATCCTGTGCTCTAGGTGCAGACTGCCTTCATCAGAGCCTAATGCCCCTGTCAGTTGTAACCCACAGTGGAAAGGCTTTATGGAGAGTTTGAATAGGAATGGCTACTTCCAT GGAGAACTGGAAGGTTCAGCACGTTACAGAGAACTTACAAGATCAGCAGAAAACTTCTTCAAACAGTCAGTTGCATCAAAATCAAG TGCTTTGTCCCCAGGTGAGGAGGTTCTCCAGCTGCTGCACAGCTGCGAACCATTCAACTtggaggagatgaagaaaaatgAGTCACAGCTCCCCCAAGAGGACA GTGATAGCTGGCTGGATATCACAGCTCAGGATTTGGAGCGGCTGTTGCAGGAGAGAAGTGGGGGTAGAGCTGATGTTGGCAGCCAAAACTCAAGTTCCACCAAACAGAAACAGCATGTCGGTGATGCAGAGGAGAGGGGAAAGGAGACAGAGGACAACATAGAGGAAGAGGAAGCTGGTTACAGCCTGGTAGCTATCAGTCAAGGGATGAAGAACTTCCTCAAGGCCATGTCTTCGCATGAAGGCGCAGAACTGCCCTG GAGCAGTGCAACCCAGCCTTTTACTATTGATCCAGACTCAATGGCCAACGCACTGGGAAGACTACTTG gaGGCAAAGACGAAGAGCTGGATTCAGATGATCTCGATGATTCTGATGACGAtaatgatgatgaggaggaggaggtagaAGAGAAAGAAGATGGCTTCTGTGGTCAAGCAGCGATGAAAGGAACAGAAACTCTGGACAGTCTCAAAAGATACATGGACCAAATGGATGAGGAGCTGATGAAGACTAATGTAGGACAAAGCTTCAAGCGAACG AATTACAACAAGGAAGGAGCAAGCAGCGACTCCCCTCACCCTTCTGCCAGAGACGATCTCCCAAGGGATAACAAActggaggagaaagaggaggagatcCAGCCCTTAGATGTGGATGTCAATTTGGTCACAAACTTGTTGGAGTCCCTCAGCTGCCAGGCTGGGCTGGCAGGACCAGCTTCCAATCTGCTGCAGAGCTTGGGCATACATCTACCACCCAACTCTGATCCCGCATAA
- the fam149b1 gene encoding protein FAM149B1 isoform X1, whose amino-acid sequence MISRYNRRPVSHKLEIRGLSRSSLDHHPLPEEADDNQTPPSYLHDLQEAASAHNSSETSAASGHSQCPTVISVDSSQSWLGIHSSTGTGISTERSSVFSWGYDEFDKAASRQVQQMFEEIDKDLYEGRGSGGGILQGLQDECQQWATRFPHLRILGTQLLCPSDEGFQWYTTSGKGSASSRPSAGKESGVKPQEKDREGTELNVQGRRAHLIRSNSPDLDGQPGTSSGIGSHDKNRMTEIEGQMEEYLAFDSTDLEDDQWEQDCSESSRRHKCLPPVSPYRCRCHAVLDLLFDDVWRQLIGCMKELVQHHWECCTSHDENISGNLSPVQQDFQNPFMLLSTLPTMLPKLGQSRVPPLTTGMQFQNAKSRGSKHKSRRKSKKQKRPSSAGRVPVGAAATQHNLNDLIVIHSIPLQQRNLGVLDRSQEPEERASHRPGSSAVPSNKPCPRRPLEQSSSSLSRPAQSARRRNPPPRTLLPLVPNPSQSSAVGSMDEVIRGTRLPTASDQLTSPPLPLSRNTLLPPISTGDPDSSYSGQPSKTAQRQKGPSSRAHSAINDKAGSSVPRDRHHLLDVFSRPNTTHTYRSDTPYRRSFTVLDNIGQGRPGRASVGTDSLGIGVTGISLGISSSSFLDSFSHHPLGHSPIKDEEEPDPQAPVPAPLVPASVPSRSHTRGGISSRASRPGL is encoded by the exons ATGATTTCACGATACAACCGGAGACCTGTATCGCACAAACTCGAGAT TCGTGGGTTGTCTCGAAGCAGCCTTGACCACCATCCTCTCCCAGAAGAAGCAGACGACAACCAAACCCCTCCGAGCTACCTCCATGACCTGCAGGAAGCTGCTTCTGCACACAACAG CTCAGAGACATCTGCTGCCTCAGGCCACTCTCAGTGCCCCACTGTCATCTCAGTAGACTCCAGCCAGTCCTGGTTAGGTATTCACAGCTCCACGGGTACTGGCATCTCCACCGAGAGGAGCTCTGTTTTCTCCTGGGGCTACGAT GAGTTTGACAAGGCAGCATCACGGCAGGTGCAGCAAATGTTTGAGGAGATCGACAAAGATCTTTATGAGGGAAGAGGCAGTGGGGGAGGGATACTCCAGGGGCTCCAGGATGAATGTCAGCAGTGGGCCACACGTTTCCCTCATCTTCG TATCCTGGGGACTCAGCTGCTGTGTCCCAGTGATGAAGGCTTCCAGTGGTATACTACCTCAGGGAAAGGCAGCGCTTCCAGCAGGCCGTCAGCGGGCAAAGAAAGCGGTGTGAAACCCCAGGAGAAAGATAGGGAAGGAACAGA GTTGAATGTGCAGGGCCGGAGAGCACATCTGATCAGATCCAATTCACCAGACTTGGATGGGCAGCCTGGTACCTCCAGCGGCATCGGCAGCCATGACAAGAATAGAATGACTGAAATAGAGGGTCAGATGGAGGAATATCTTGCTTTTGATAGCACAGACTT GGAGGATGACCAGTGGGAACAGGATTGCTCAGAGTCGAGTCGGAGGCATAAATGTCTGCCCCCAGTCTCACCATACCGGTGTCGCTGCCACGCTGTTCTCGATCTGCTGTTCGATGATGTGTGGAGGCAGCTCATTGGCTGCATGAAAGAGCTGGTTCAACACCACTGGGAATGCTGCACTTCAC ATGATGAAAATATTTCTGGGAACTTGAGCCCCGTGCAGCAAGATTTCCAGAATCCCTTTATGCTGCTCTCCACGCTGCCCACGATGCTGCCCAAACTTGGCCAGAGCCGGGTGCCCCCACTCACAACTGGCATGCAGTTCCAG AACGCAAAGTCAAGGGGCTCAAAGCACAAGTCCAGACGGAAATCCAAAAAGCAGAAAAGGCCTTCCAGT GCTGGAAGAGTCCCTGTAGGAGCAGCCGCGACTCAGCACAACCTGAACGACCTCATCGTGATCCACAGCATCCCCCTTCAGCAGAGGAACCTGGGTGTGCTGGATAGAAGCCA GGAGCCAGAAGAGCGTGCGTCTCACAGACCGGGATCTAGCGCGGTCCCCTCCAACAAACCTTGCCCTCGCCGACCCCTGGAGCAGAGCTCTTCCTCGCTGTCCCGCCCGGCACAATCAGCCCGACGCAGGAACCCTCCTCCCCGAACCCTCCTGCCTCTTGTTCCCAATCCGAGTCAGTCGAGCGCAGTGGGATCCATGGATGAGGTCATCCGCGGGACACGTCT ACCCACGGCCAGTGACCAGCTGACCTCTCCACCATTGCCTCTGAGCAGAAACACACTCCTTCCCCCCATTAGCACCGGAGACCCAGACTCGTCTTACTCAGGGCAGCCATCTAAAACTGCACAG CGCCAGAAGGGCCCATCTAGCCGTGCCCACAGTGCTATAAATGACAAAGCTGGCAGTTCAGTTCCGAGGGATCGCCACCACCTACTGGACGTATTCTCTCGCCCCAACACAACCCACACTTACAGG TCAGATACTCCATACCGTCGATCCTTCACAGTATTGGACAACATTGGTCAGGGGCGGCCAGGCAGAGCCTCTGTGGGCACAG ACTCCCTTGGAATCGGTGTGACGGGCATCAGTCTTGGCATCAGCAGCTCGTCTTTTTTGGACTCATTTTCCCATCACCCCTTGGGGCACTCGCCCATCAAAGACGAAGAGGAGCCGGACCCGCAAGCCCCTGTCCCAG CTCCACTGGTGCCTGCGTCAGTCCCGTCTCGGTCTCACACCCGAGGAGGCATCTCATCCAGAGCCAGCAGACCTGGCTTATAG
- the fam149b1 gene encoding protein FAM149B1 isoform X2: MISRYNRRPVSHKLEIRGLSRSSLDHHPLPEEADDNQTPPSYLHDLQEAASAHNSSETSAASGHSQCPTVISVDSSQSWLGIHSSTGTGISTERSSVFSWGYDEFDKAASRQVQQMFEEIDKDLYEGRGSGGGILQGLQDECQQWATRFPHLRILGTQLLCPSDEGFQWYTTSGKGSASSRPSAGKESGVKPQEKDREGTELNVQGRRAHLIRSNSPDLDGQPGTSSGIGSHDKNRMTEIEGQMEEYLAFDSTDLEDDQWEQDCSESSRRHKCLPPVSPYRCRCHAVLDLLFDDVWRQLIGCMKELVQHHWECCTSHDENISGNLSPVQQDFQNPFMLLSTLPTMLPKLGQSRVPPLTTGMQFQAGRVPVGAAATQHNLNDLIVIHSIPLQQRNLGVLDRSQEPEERASHRPGSSAVPSNKPCPRRPLEQSSSSLSRPAQSARRRNPPPRTLLPLVPNPSQSSAVGSMDEVIRGTRLPTASDQLTSPPLPLSRNTLLPPISTGDPDSSYSGQPSKTAQRQKGPSSRAHSAINDKAGSSVPRDRHHLLDVFSRPNTTHTYRSDTPYRRSFTVLDNIGQGRPGRASVGTDSLGIGVTGISLGISSSSFLDSFSHHPLGHSPIKDEEEPDPQAPVPAPLVPASVPSRSHTRGGISSRASRPGL, from the exons ATGATTTCACGATACAACCGGAGACCTGTATCGCACAAACTCGAGAT TCGTGGGTTGTCTCGAAGCAGCCTTGACCACCATCCTCTCCCAGAAGAAGCAGACGACAACCAAACCCCTCCGAGCTACCTCCATGACCTGCAGGAAGCTGCTTCTGCACACAACAG CTCAGAGACATCTGCTGCCTCAGGCCACTCTCAGTGCCCCACTGTCATCTCAGTAGACTCCAGCCAGTCCTGGTTAGGTATTCACAGCTCCACGGGTACTGGCATCTCCACCGAGAGGAGCTCTGTTTTCTCCTGGGGCTACGAT GAGTTTGACAAGGCAGCATCACGGCAGGTGCAGCAAATGTTTGAGGAGATCGACAAAGATCTTTATGAGGGAAGAGGCAGTGGGGGAGGGATACTCCAGGGGCTCCAGGATGAATGTCAGCAGTGGGCCACACGTTTCCCTCATCTTCG TATCCTGGGGACTCAGCTGCTGTGTCCCAGTGATGAAGGCTTCCAGTGGTATACTACCTCAGGGAAAGGCAGCGCTTCCAGCAGGCCGTCAGCGGGCAAAGAAAGCGGTGTGAAACCCCAGGAGAAAGATAGGGAAGGAACAGA GTTGAATGTGCAGGGCCGGAGAGCACATCTGATCAGATCCAATTCACCAGACTTGGATGGGCAGCCTGGTACCTCCAGCGGCATCGGCAGCCATGACAAGAATAGAATGACTGAAATAGAGGGTCAGATGGAGGAATATCTTGCTTTTGATAGCACAGACTT GGAGGATGACCAGTGGGAACAGGATTGCTCAGAGTCGAGTCGGAGGCATAAATGTCTGCCCCCAGTCTCACCATACCGGTGTCGCTGCCACGCTGTTCTCGATCTGCTGTTCGATGATGTGTGGAGGCAGCTCATTGGCTGCATGAAAGAGCTGGTTCAACACCACTGGGAATGCTGCACTTCAC ATGATGAAAATATTTCTGGGAACTTGAGCCCCGTGCAGCAAGATTTCCAGAATCCCTTTATGCTGCTCTCCACGCTGCCCACGATGCTGCCCAAACTTGGCCAGAGCCGGGTGCCCCCACTCACAACTGGCATGCAGTTCCAG GCTGGAAGAGTCCCTGTAGGAGCAGCCGCGACTCAGCACAACCTGAACGACCTCATCGTGATCCACAGCATCCCCCTTCAGCAGAGGAACCTGGGTGTGCTGGATAGAAGCCA GGAGCCAGAAGAGCGTGCGTCTCACAGACCGGGATCTAGCGCGGTCCCCTCCAACAAACCTTGCCCTCGCCGACCCCTGGAGCAGAGCTCTTCCTCGCTGTCCCGCCCGGCACAATCAGCCCGACGCAGGAACCCTCCTCCCCGAACCCTCCTGCCTCTTGTTCCCAATCCGAGTCAGTCGAGCGCAGTGGGATCCATGGATGAGGTCATCCGCGGGACACGTCT ACCCACGGCCAGTGACCAGCTGACCTCTCCACCATTGCCTCTGAGCAGAAACACACTCCTTCCCCCCATTAGCACCGGAGACCCAGACTCGTCTTACTCAGGGCAGCCATCTAAAACTGCACAG CGCCAGAAGGGCCCATCTAGCCGTGCCCACAGTGCTATAAATGACAAAGCTGGCAGTTCAGTTCCGAGGGATCGCCACCACCTACTGGACGTATTCTCTCGCCCCAACACAACCCACACTTACAGG TCAGATACTCCATACCGTCGATCCTTCACAGTATTGGACAACATTGGTCAGGGGCGGCCAGGCAGAGCCTCTGTGGGCACAG ACTCCCTTGGAATCGGTGTGACGGGCATCAGTCTTGGCATCAGCAGCTCGTCTTTTTTGGACTCATTTTCCCATCACCCCTTGGGGCACTCGCCCATCAAAGACGAAGAGGAGCCGGACCCGCAAGCCCCTGTCCCAG CTCCACTGGTGCCTGCGTCAGTCCCGTCTCGGTCTCACACCCGAGGAGGCATCTCATCCAGAGCCAGCAGACCTGGCTTATAG
- the dnajc9 gene encoding dnaJ homolog subfamily C member 9: MGLLERCQELFKTSNLYEVLGINKEATEAEIRRSYYKVSLKVHPDRAPDDQLATEKFQVLGKLYAVLSDKEQKAIYDEQGVVDEESDVLKQDRCWEDYWRLLFPKITVQDILEFEKTYKGSDEERQDLIKLYLQHEGDMDAITASALCCSQEDEPRLCSMIQDAIDSGEVTALPAFTHETEKKKRARRKRADRERQEAEEMQKKMGLDDQDDSLVMMLKQRQQSREQNFNSFLSDLEAKYSKKSAPKPQKGKKAKK; this comes from the exons ATGGGTCTGCTCGAGCGTTGCCAGGAGCTTTTTAAGACCTCAAACTTGTATGAGGTTCTGGGAATCAACAAAGAGGCGACAGAGGCTGAGATCCGGAGGAGCTACTACAAAGTGTCGCTGAAAGTCCATCCAGACCGGGCTCCCGACGACCAGCTGGCCACAGAGAAATTTCAG GTGTTGGGAAAGCTGTACGCGGTGCTGAGCGATAAGGAGCAGAAGGCTATTTATGATGAGCAGGGGGTGGTGGACGAAGAGTCTGACGTCCTGAAGCAAGACCGCTGCTGGGAAGACTACTGGAGACTGCTTTTCCCAAAG ATCACAGTCCAGGACATCCTTGAGTTTGAGAAGACGTACAAGGGCTCTGACGAGGAGCGACAGGATCTGATCAAGCTTTACTTACAGCACGAGGGAGATATGGACGCCATCACCGCCTCAGCTCTGTGCTGCTCCCAAGAAGATGAGCCCAGGTTGTGTAGCATGATCCAAGATGCCATCGATAGTGGCGAAGTAACAGCCTTGCCAGCTTTTACTCATGAGACCGAGAAGAAGAAAAGGGCCCGGAGGAAGAGG GCTGATAGAGAGCGCCAAGAAGCAGAGGAAATGCAGAAAAAGATGGGGCTGGATGACCAGGATGACAGTCTTGTGATGATGCTTAAG CAACGACAGCAGTCCAGAGAGCAGAATTTTAACAGTTTCCTGTCTGACCTGGAAGCAAAATACTCCAAGAAAAGTGCCCCAAAAccccaaaaaggaaaaaaagcaaaaaagtaa